The following nucleotide sequence is from Oryzias latipes chromosome 20, ASM223467v1.
CCTGAATCCCCCCCCTTACATGTTGCTTAAGTGTCCACTGCACTACAACATGTCGcccgcagcatgcctgtagaaacaTTTTCGCCTTACGGACTCACCAAGCTGTCTATGGCCGTTGTAGTTCATGCAGGTCACTTGCATCATGCATGGCGCGTACAGGTTTCCCCCTTTTTCACCTCAGACAGCCCATATGCAGCCGTGACTAAGAAGACAAATCAGAGAGGATTTAGGAATGTTGGCCTAAACGAACATGGAGGAAACACGGATGCTGTGGATGCAAATAAATGACTTTAGCTCAGATCATCTCTGTTTGTCTTATCTTGTCACAATCGTAAAGGTCGGCCACTGCAAAGGCTGTTTGCACTGTCAAAGTTGATGTGAGGATCACACTTGACTTCAAATAAGCCTTTggtgttcctgtgtttttgtgtcactaGGGTCTGTATGCAGTTGGAAACTTTCAGTCTAGTGAAGAGACCGGCAGCACCCCCCCTCTGCTTGTACATCAGCCCTCTTGCTCCATGCCCCACCTAGGCCAGGAGACCATTCTCCATCACCTACAGGTCAAAGCTGGCATGGTGAGTGAGCCGGGCATGCCCACCTCCCACTCTGAAGGCGTGCTCCACCAAAGCCTTCAGCAGAGAGCGGACGAAAGCCTCAAACGCTCCAGTGCAGATTTTGAGGTCATCTCCCCCTGCAACCCTCATAACAAAGACGCTGTCATGACTTTTAGTCACACCCTCCCTCGCGTTCACACCCCTCAAGCCATCTCGATGTACGAGGAAGCTGCCAGACGTCACATTGCCACTCTTCACCACGCCTCAATGGACTCCAGCCGCTCCAAACAGCTTCTGTCTCAGTGGAAGAGTAAGAATAACAACCACAAGTGCTCCATGCTGGTGTCCGAGTCCTTTTCGTCCTCTGTGGACTCTGCGTCTGGCCAGTCCTCCCAGCATGCACACCACCACGGCAGCATGGAGTTTCGGTCCAGCTCTGAACCCTCTGCAGTGAGCCTAAACGGAGGTCTCGACAGCCACGCATACATGTCCAGCCTGCCCCCGGGTACTAGTACCACTCTGCCTACTAACTGCAGTGGCATAGCAGGAGGAACCAGGATATCCATGCAGTCCAGACCGGGCTCCTCACAGCTAGTCCACATCCCAGAGGAGGCCCATGAGCCTTACAGCAGCACCTCCCAGAAATCAATAGGAGATGGAGGTAGTGACAGGATGTCAGCGGTAAACAGCACCGCTCAAGCTAACTGGCAAAGGGCAGCAGATATGGCAGCAGTGTGCAGGACTAACGGAAACATACCAAACAGTCAGCCTCGAATCATGCAGGTGATTGCCATGTCCAAGCAGCAGGGGCTACTACAAACACATTCCAAAAGCTTAGATGAGAGCAGCATTGGTGTGAACAAGAATGGAAGTAGCCAGGGTGCTCCTCATTGCAGGGCACCCATTGATCAAGACCTCACCAGCAACACAGGCTCCGGTTCACTGGGCAGCACCTCACGCAGCATTTCAGGGAGCACTGGAGCCATTGTGAGGGTAGAGGCCCACCCTGAAAATAGCAAACCAGTGATTCAACCTCCATCCACAGATGGCAGTGGATCATGGAGATGGCGCTCCCTGGATCATGGCACTGGAGCTGGCGCAACCCCCGGGACCGCTGCAGCAGGTCAGAGACAGTCCTTTGAGCACAGTGATCAGAACGTAGACTCAGAGAGTTCAGACTCGATACGTGAAGGCTCAATCGATAGGAAGAGATGCAATCACATCGTTACCACGGCTTCCGCAGTTGGAAACACACCTGTAGTTACTGTCCACACCCAGAGCAGTAGCACCAGCCAGTCAGAGCAGAGACCCAACCCACAGAGTCTTTCTACCATACGGGTCACTCCGGGAGACGGAGGAGGTTCTGCGTCCGGAGGTGGTGGAGAGACCGCCTCAGAAACCCCTTCAGTTGCTTCCAGTCGCGAGTCAACACTGCGAAGAAAAGGGAACAACAGGATCATGGTTCCAGAGAGAGCCAACAGCCCGGACATTGCTCGAAATGTTTTCTACAAGGGAACATCCATGACCCCCGCATTCAAAGACTAAAGTCTAGAGAGACATGGTGGTCCGATCAAGATGTAGCCAAAAAGATCGGAAAACTGGTAAAAAGCCAGCTGTCACTGTAAATGGTCAGAGTACATAAGTTATGAGGTTTTCCATAGCATGATTTTGTACTAGTTTACACTAAAGCACAAGCATTTAAGTCTTGTAGAAGTTCTCACTGTGTGCTGTGGTCATGCCCAAAAAACCCTTGTTGGTGTTGAGTCTGTGCCTGTAGTTTTTACTGGAGGCAAACATTTCCTTACAGTCATGCAGGTTGAAGAAATAAtgattatatatacatatattgaaatatatatatatacatatataaacactTGGAAAGAGTTTCTCTAGCTAGTTGTAGATTtctaaaaaagaatcaaaacagTTCCATTCAGACTATGACTATGTAACAGGTGTTACGTCTCATCATTGTAAGTGGTGTGTATACCTGAAGGTGGTGCTACACTGTTTGATAAAACCCAGAAAAATTCTAtaattgtaaaagtaaaaaagtcttttgtaaaactttaaaacgATGACTTCAAATAGTTTCtattttccatgttttctgctcAGAAACGACAAATTCAACAGAAAACAGTTTGAACCGAAGTGTGCTTAGCCTCCGTCCTGTAGCAATGAAAGCAATGCTGCGCCTTGCACTGAAACCAATGTTTACTTTGTGTGAGGTTTGCCAAAATCCTCAATCTGTGTGGCTCTGAAACCCGTAGACATACAAAACCTTTCAGCACTAAAAGGAGAAACAGCACTGACATTACAACAGTGTTTGTCACAGCACTGACAGTAGGTGGCAGGGACTACaccaaaaaaagttcagaaaaaaagcttgGCTCCCAGATAAAGGAAGTCtagtgaagaaataaaaagtgtgttttataTTTTCCACTGTGATCTGACTTGTAGCACATTGTTGTCTTCggttttggattctttggaGGACTTGGTTCAGGGAGGCACCCTGCTCTGTTCAGCTCTCATCAATGGCTAAAGTGCTCCGCGGTACAGAACCAAGTGTACTGGGGCACGGTACGGACCACCTGATGGGAGTCGGGAGGTTTCACACACATTCAGCATTCCCAAGCATGGTCAAAGttcacatttttagtttttctcctAAACCCAAAGAATGAGTTGTACAACATAAACTCAAATAAAGTAGAAGAAAGCAAACTAATATTGTGGCCACATCTGATGTCAACCAGGCATCTCCTAAATTGTGCGTTGtgtgcttttaaataaatacatgaattagTAGCACAGTTTGCTCTGAACATTAGCAGCAGTGCTAACTTGACTTCTTTGTAGCATTTGTGTGATCAGCATCACGTCATGACATCCTAATACCTCGTTGTAATAATCAGCAGTGTGTTGGAGGCTCTGCTGAGGAGGAGTGGGCCACGTTGCTGATCTGATCCCCCTCAGTACTTGCATGAGCTGAACCAGCAGCGAAGTCGGGCTGTGATTTCCCTCTGTGCCATTCAGTAACCAGCAGCTTTTTACTGTGACTGTTGTTCCACTGTTCTCTGAGCGTGGAGACGTTTGACAGTTTCACTTATCAAGTCTAAAATATTATACTAtgaatttgttttcatgttgcagagtaaaaatgtttaaatacttGAAATTTTGGCACACGTGTTATTGTAACCACCATTTCAATACCGGTGTGACGATCTGTGGAGATTTCCAAAGCCAGGAGTTTGGGATCAATCATATTCTGTATATGATCAATATATTTTGCTTTATGTTTAACATGATTTAGCATTTCCCAGATGAAGTTGCATGTTTCACAGTGTGTTTTAATGATGACTTTACGAAGCATTATGcaatttaattgtgtttttgtgtgtgtgagtatttCATAGTGTAAAAATCTTTTAATGAAAGTACTGTTTTGCTTTAAGGCATAGCACAGGTTTTCTCTCCTTCTGTATTCAGTTATTTGAAAAGTGGCCATACCATCCTGTGAAAACACCCAAATGTAAAGAGAACCTGGGACCAGGGAAGTGATGCTTTCCcacaaaaaagactgttttgtttATAAGCTGGAATGACTGACGGTAAAGCGGGCCATCACTTTTAGAATTCTCTTACTGAATTTGACACATTTGTACTTCCAGTATGCAGCAGGATCTCAgtgttttcttccattttctactGTAGCATTTTTGACAAACCTTCTGAATGACCGTTTTTCTAAAGGATACTTTAAAATCTGAAACGGAACCAGTCAATGTGCTTTTAATGCACACAGTCGTACACCATCTTGGCTCCTAAACAGATGTTGAGTATCTTATTTACACAGCTTTGGGAACATCCAACTAAAGGTTTGACATTTGTTgttatttgcattttcttttattctaaaagatgaggaaaaaaaaaacagagatcaTTCTTCCCTCGAATAAGGAATCTTCCCAAAAAGATGCCACAGTTAAGTACCGCTTTCtatctgcagaaacaatgactTGTTGGTCCAGAAGCACAATCCTTAGCAGATGCCCCAGACGATCTACAAATATACAGATTCCAACAGTTACACAAAGATGCCTGCATTAGGTATTGGACCTAAACTCTGACAAACGTCTCTGCTCCACCATCAGTTGAACCCAGTCTGATCAAACCCACATTTCCCATTTCAGCTGTAGCTTCTATTTGCAAGAACAATCATTTGTCTTCAACAGTTAATCGACAAATCCTATTAGCTGATCATCAGTCAACCTTCAGGTGGGCTGACTCCGCCTTAGTCCAACTAAATcaaagttctgttttaaaaaaaaaagtttaatgctAACTTCTGACGGCAGTCAAATATTAATACCAGTTTTAACATTTAtgtgaaagaagcagcagccTCTGTGATGTGTGAAACTAACAGGATTTTTGAGTTTGCTTTTAATGAAGGCCTCAAAACTGTGCCTGTTGACGTTTAAACATGAATGCTGTCTTAATGAACCGGCCACAGCAGTTTTGTGTGTTGATGGGAGTCAGCAGGTCCAGCAGCTCAGAGCATTCAGATGAGCTGAAGAGGCActgctgccaaaaaaaaacagaaaagtgaaaCCAGAAATCACACAGATTCCAGCTGTCACTTTGAGACGGTACAAGGTTATGTTCAAAGTTACCTCAGCCAtatttcttctccattctgatgttcaTTTTAATCTCCAGAGGCTGATCTTCCCCATGTCTGCATGACGAAGAGCCGCTGATGgctggtttggtttttgtcacgTTTTTCTCACAGAGCTCTGGTTGAGAGTGTCTATAAATGTTGATTGAGTACAAAATCTGAAGGGAAGCTCTGTCAAATGGACAGATTGTCTGGAAGGCATATGCAACACAACATCCTGAAGTGATCGATCCAATGAGTAGCAGAGCAGATGGTCATGCATGTGTGCATCCATGTCTCTGGACAATTAATGCTTACCGATAATGTGATCAGCCATTTCTGTTCTATgcatcctaaaaataaaaatacctaCATATCTTTGCTGTCAtgtgaggaaaaagaaaatcttcctcTGGTTTATTAACCTGATTTGATCAAATATGAATCATTTGAAAGCAACTGAAACTCAAGTTTGATGCAGCAAGTCTACCACAGCTGTCAAAGTTATGTCAGACATGAAATATTGGAATAAATGTTTATTATACAGACGTGTAGACTCTGAAGCTTTTGTTCTAAGTGTTTGACATTGTACAACTTATTGGATGTTCTATGATAGACACATCTATCATATTTAATGCCTTTTGTCAGCCTCCATCAACTAGAACCTGGGGACAGTTGATGGTACGCAGACGGGGCATTTCCGCTTAAGAAAAACTCTTTGCAGTATGCTAGCACACTGTTCTCTAGATAAGTTCATGAACAAAATGTTACTTTCAATACACTACAAGTTCACATGACAAATGAGTCGGGATTCATCTGGAGTGGTCTCCACTCAATGCAAAGCTATCGATTGCCCCTTCTGTTACGTCCACAAACATACAGGTCTAGGGCTGGAGGGTACGTAACATAAAACACGCAATGGATGACTTTTAgggttttttattgaaaaaggaggaggaggggaggtaGGACCAAGGTTGGGCcaaatgaattaaataaatagaaCAAACCCGGCCTGGCTATCACagcgatcgatcgatcgatagtTCTGATTATGTCTAATagtgctgtatgcgatggagatgtcaatttccatgcgggaacctcccaaatggataaataaagttatctatctatctatcgatcgatcgatagatagatagataactttatttatccatttgggaggttcccgcatggaaattgacatctccatcgcatacagcactATTAGACATAATCAGaactaaaacaagaaaacacaagtCTTATCAACTTACATAACAGAAAACAAGCTACATGAGGTGTACAGGGTACCCTGTCTTACCTGTCCACAAACCTCCCACACTCTCCAGTCTAAAGGGACATAACATTCATTTGCATTGTGATCCAGACGAGCTCCTTTCCCAAGTAATCCATGGGAGCCCATATGCAGGCCTGGTGGCTCCGGGGCCTGATTGCACAGCTCGTCAGGTGTCCACCAGGTGTCTTCACTCAGCACAtgcagaggaaggaaaaaagaaagacaatgaAGAACCCCTGCATGTAACACCTTCCTTgttatatttactttttaaatctaaatgtatGCCGGTAAACATTCTACAGAAGTTGTTCTGTTCaactaaaaaggtttttaaaaagctgaCAGATGAAATAGCgctgttttctttcaaaattggGTTGCTGTGACGAGAATAGTtgcagtcaggaccataaatatttggtcagagacacattctttctaatctAGTTTCTGtgcattaccacagtgaatttgaaataaaacaactcagatgccattgaagtgcagactttcagcttttattccatgggttgaacaaacagattgtataaaaatgtgtaaaactaaagcattttttaaacacaatcccttcatttcatgggctggtaagtaattggacaattgacttccatgctattgcctGGGCAGGTGTGGgaaattcccttgttatgtcattatgagtgaagcagataaaaggcctggagttgattagaggactcgttctgcatttggaagatttagctgtgaacagacaacatgcggtcaaaggagctctccatgcaggtgaaaggagccatcattaagatgagaaaacagaaaaaaaaacatgaaaccagaaattgctacagtattaggagtggcaataTCAatagtgtggtacatcctgagaaagaaagaaagctctggtgaacacaaaaaagacctggggcctcatttataaaactttgcgtaggatttgcgtcagaagtggcgtatggatgaaacataggacgtgcgtacgcacagaaatattcggatttataaaaccgtgcgcacgcacatcctacgcatctttcccttaataaatcacaaccaattctaaatgcagcgcagcttttgcggcttcatgacacgcccatagttgcccataaatagtccgtgaaacgcccacaaatgaatattcattgattgaaaccatggcaaacacagagaggaaatgaaaaaaacgtaacttcactcaatgtgaagtagaagttatcgttggcgaggtggaaaagaggagaaaagtgttgtttggagggcacagtgtgggcattactaatgccaaaaaggcaattgagtggcaaacggcgttagtgctgtagcctcacaacctcggaccgtggttaaataaaaaagaaatggtcggacatcaagtcgaggcaaaaaaacctctggcgctgcatcgccagagtgtgtctgccatgggggggggggggacaccggagctgacccctcttgatgagagacaagcggcaagaattggggaatcccttagtggagtagtgactgaggcgcagggggacgccgacgcgccagatgcaccgggtgacacacacccaaaagctccaacaggacggctcgaggaagtgggaaccggctcataagccactcgtcctcgtttgccagcacgtctccttgctgtctaaagatgcgttcactccgaattcttccatttgccacttCTTCTAAGAgcacaagatcagccattgtgcgtcattacgcattgtgatggggcattttatttccatccatttaattacatctgacaagctacagatgtcggtaataatccacgtggaaatgggaaattgatcagcaaatgtaatttcttgttgctttctgaatggttgagacatacgccatacattgttttatcaaaaataaaacaaactaaaggcatatgcatgaataccataattccatagcttatgaagaaatgttttactatgaaaacaactttccccagtggacatttaatgcatctctctctatctatccatctgtctgtctgcacatatatctgctccgccagacggacacattgacgggaatatcagttttgtacattatttcgttctgttaactatattatttatgaggatgaattgcacaacatgccaatattgcagaacatatttcacttttctttttgcaaataagtgttcatttgaatttctgttgtattttctttttttttttttgtttcactgctgatcgatcaaacgggtgttggtgtagctgttaattgtaagacttgctttgtgaagtcttcatgttatttctgagaggcagtattgtcattttcactttcacgtgtttcttccatctgccgacggcgtcgccgtttctcatttcacccgtttttgtgcgtacgcctgggtcagagcttgcgtgaaggaccgcacattttcccgtcaagtttgctttttataaatctcaactattgcgtagagagtggcgtacgccttcttttgtgcgtacgcaacgtttatgaatgaggcc
It contains:
- the plppr4 gene encoding phospholipid phosphatase-related protein type 4, which codes for MSARDKGVLTKDSVSLLPCFYFVELPILVSSVVSLYFLEWTDVFKPVQSGYNCHDRSLSLPYIDPHHEAIPLLMLLSLAFAGPAITIMVGEAILFCCLSQKKNGATAEANINAAGCNFNSFMRRAIRFVGVHAFGLCATALITDILQLMTGYPAPYFLTVCKPNYTTLSLSCEQNPFIMEDICSGADPKAITQGRKSFPSQHATLASFAAVYVSMYFNSTLTDSSKLLKPLLVFSFVMSAIICGLTRIIQYKNHAVDVYLGFLIGGAIAVYLGLYAVGNFQSSEETGSTPPLLVHQPSCSMPHLGQETILHHLQVKAGMVSEPGMPTSHSEGVLHQSLQQRADESLKRSSADFEVISPCNPHNKDAVMTFSHTLPRVHTPQAISMYEEAARRHIATLHHASMDSSRSKQLLSQWKSKNNNHKCSMLVSESFSSSVDSASGQSSQHAHHHGSMEFRSSSEPSAVSLNGGLDSHAYMSSLPPGTSTTLPTNCSGIAGGTRISMQSRPGSSQLVHIPEEAHEPYSSTSQKSIGDGGSDRMSAVNSTAQANWQRAADMAAVCRTNGNIPNSQPRIMQVIAMSKQQGLLQTHSKSLDESSIGVNKNGSSQGAPHCRAPIDQDLTSNTGSGSLGSTSRSISGSTGAIVRVEAHPENSKPVIQPPSTDGSGSWRWRSLDHGTGAGATPGTAAAGQRQSFEHSDQNVDSESSDSIREGSIDRKRCNHIVTTASAVGNTPVVTVHTQSSSTSQSEQRPNPQSLSTIRVTPGDGGGSASGGGGETASETPSVASSRESTLRRKGNNRIMVPERANSPDIARNVFYKGTSMTPAFKD